The following DNA comes from Streptomyces sp. NBC_00273.
CACGGTGCAGGCCGCCATGCGCCTCGGCGCCCTGCAGTACATGGTCAAACCCTTCACCTTCGCCGGACTGCGCAGCCGACTGGAGGCGTACGGGGCGCTGCGCCGCACCCTGGACACGGGCGGTGAGGCCGAACAGGCCGAGGTGGACCGGATCTTCGGTGCCCTCGCCGCCGCGGGATCCCCCAACGAGCTCCCCAAGGGCCATTCCGCCACCACCGCGGAGCTCGTCCGCCGGGTGCTGCGGTCCGCCGAAGGCCCCTTGTCCACCCAGCAGATCGCCGACCGCGCGGGCATCAGCCGGCAGACCGCCCAGCGCTATCTCAAGCTGCTCGAACGCACCGCCCGGGTCAGCCTCGCCCTGCGCTACGGCGAGACCGGCCGCCCGGAGCACCGCTACACCTGGCTCCCGTCGGAGGGTCCGGCCTGACGGCGCCCTGCCGACCGGCCTCCCGAGCGACCGGCCGCCCTCCCGACCGACCGGCCGCTCCGTCCCTCGGCCTCTCAGACCGCTCCGGCTCCGGTCAGGGAGCGGACCTCCGTCTCCGCGTGCTTCGCCTCGTCCGCTTCCTCGCCCGAGGTGACGGTGCCCAGCCAGCCCGCCAGGAAGCCCAGCGGGATCGAGACGATCCCCGGGTTCTGGAGCGGGAAGTACTGGAAGTCCGCTCCGGGGAAGAGGGATTCGGCGCTGCCCGACACCACTGGCGAGACCAGTACCAGCAGCACCGACGGAATCAGGCCGCCGTACACCGACCAGACGGCTCCGCGCGTGGTGAAGCCGCGCCAGAAGAGCGAGTACAGCAGCACCGGCAGATTGGCCGAAGCCGCCACCGCGAAGGCCAGCCCCACCAGGAACGCCACGTTGAGGTCCTGGGCGAGCAGCCCGAGGGCGATCGCCACCGCCCCGATGCCGACGGCCGCGCCCCGGGCCACCGCGACCTCGCTGCG
Coding sequences within:
- a CDS encoding response regulator, which produces MRVARINAAYVAKVPGFLVTAQAHSAAEALEFLTSRPVDLVLLDHYLPDENGLDLVRRLRQLGHRTDVIMVTAARDLTTVQAAMRLGALQYMVKPFTFAGLRSRLEAYGALRRTLDTGGEAEQAEVDRIFGALAAAGSPNELPKGHSATTAELVRRVLRSAEGPLSTQQIADRAGISRQTAQRYLKLLERTARVSLALRYGETGRPEHRYTWLPSEGPA